A single region of the Lineus longissimus chromosome 14, tnLinLong1.2, whole genome shotgun sequence genome encodes:
- the LOC135499044 gene encoding uncharacterized protein LOC135499044 — protein MCAVSVSKLLELFHICYNCGSMVTITQSCLSCDGIWKWQSQEMIGTVYAGNIGLSMAILAAGAIPSKVIRVLQFWGIRSISSGTYFRHQSKYLNQAVRNVWEEETIQALAAVEDVAKLSGDGRCDSPGHCAKYGSYKLHDTGRNAIVMTQLVQSTEVKNSYHMELEGLSRCVDEVKSYVPHVKIELTTDGHKSVEKWLREEQSDTIKHYFDVWHVAKGLRKRLKPITMNRRFQLVNKWLKSIINHLYWCAMTRNNDQSLILAKWRSIVNHIAGVHTHEENELFPKCIHSRIPRQWFKKGTEEYDKVCALLLNKNLLHSISKLSSDGQTSGLEGYHSSLLHFAQKMYHFGDLYSSTTGSVAVT, from the exons ATGTGTGCAGTTTCAGTGTCCAAGCTTTTGGAGCTGTTCCACATCTGCTACAACTGCGGCTCAATGGTGACCATCACACAGTCATGCTTGTCATGTGATGGTATCTGGAAATGGCAGAGCCAGGAAATGATTGGAACGGTATATGCTGGTAACATCGGCCTATCGATGGCAATTCTTGCAGCGGGTGCTATTCCAAGCAAAGTGATAAGAGTCCTGCAATTCTGGGGCATTCGAAGCATTTCCTCCGGAACATATTTTCGACACCAGTCAAAGTACCTGAACCAGGCAGTACGTAATGTTTGGGAGGAGGAGACCATCCAGGCACTGGCAGCTGTAGAGGACGTGGCCAAACTCTCCGGTGATGGAAGGTGCGATTCGCCCGGCCATTGTGCGAAGTATGGCTCTTACAAGTTACATGACACAGGGAGAAACGCCATTGTCATGACACAACTTGTTCAG TCCACTGAGGTTAAGAACTCCTATCACATGGAGCTGGAGGGCCTGTCCCGATGTGTCGATGAAGTGAAATCATACGTCCCACATGTTAAGATAGAATTAACAACTGATGGCCACAAATCAGTGGAGAAGTGGTTGAGAGAGGAACAATCGGACACCATAAAGCATTATTTTGATGTGTGGCATGTTGCTAAAG GACTGAGGAAAAGACTCAAGCCCATAACCATGAACAGGCGGTTTCAGCTGGTCAACAAATGGCTGAAAAGTATTATCAATCACTTGTACTGGTGTGCCATGACCAGAAATAACGACCAATCATTGATCTTGGCCAAGTGGAGATCAATAGTGAACCATATAGCCGGCGTCCACACGCACGAAGAAAACGAACTGTTCCCCAAGTGTATCCACAGTCGTATTCCAAGGCAGTGGTTTAAGAAAG GAACAGAAGAATACGACAAGGTGTGTGCTCTGCTACTCAACAAGAACCTTCTACATTCAATCTCAAAGCTCAGCTCGGATGGCCAGACATCTGGTTTGGAGGGATACCATAGCAGCCTTCTACACTTCGCCCAAAAGATGTACCATTTcggagacctgtattcatccacgaccggaagtgtggcagtcacatag